The Mycobacterium avium subsp. avium genomic sequence GACTCGGCCAGGATGAACACCCGGGTGTTGGCGCACAGCTTTCGGGCGGCCTGCCGGCCGCCGCGCATCCGCACCGAGACCATGCCGCCGAAGCCCGACATCTGCCGGGCGGCGACGTCGTGGCCCGGATGGCCGGGCAGGCCGGGATAGAGCACCGCGCTCACCGCGGGGTGCCCGGCGAGGAATTGCGCTACGGCAGAGGCGTTTTCGGTGTGCCGCTGCATCCGCAGCACCAGCGTCTTCAGCCCGCGCATGGTCAGGTAGGCGTCGAACGGGCCGGGCACCGCGCCCGCCCCGTTCTGTAAGAACCCGAACGCGTCGTCCAGCTCGGCGTCGTTGGTGACCAGCGCACCGCCCACCACGTCGGAGTGCCCGCCGATGTACTTGGTGGTGGAATGCAGCACGATGTCGGCGCCCAGCGTCAACGGCTGCTGCAGCGCCGGCGAGGCAAAGGTGTTGTCCACCAACACCTTTGCCGAGTGCTGGTGGCCCAGCTGGGCCAGCGCGGCGATGTCGGCGATCGACAGCAACGGGTTGGTCGGGGTTTCCACCCAGATCAGCCGGGTGCGCGGCGTGATCGCGGCGGCCACGGCGTCGAGCTGATGCAACGGCACCGGCGTGTATTCGACGTTCCAGCGGGTGAACACCTTGTCGATCAACCGAAAGGTGCCGCCGTAGGCGTCATTCGGGATCACCACGTGGTCGCCGGGCCGCAGCACCGCCCGCAGCGCGCAGTCGGTGGCGGCCATGCCGGAGGCGAAGGC encodes the following:
- a CDS encoding cystathionine gamma-synthase, with amino-acid sequence MSDDGNAHPEFSGLATKAIHAGYRPDPATGAVNTPIYASSTFAQDGVGALRGGYEYARTGNPTRAALEATLAAVEAGSHGRAFASGMAATDCALRAVLRPGDHVVIPNDAYGGTFRLIDKVFTRWNVEYTPVPLHQLDAVAAAITPRTRLIWVETPTNPLLSIADIAALAQLGHQHSAKVLVDNTFASPALQQPLTLGADIVLHSTTKYIGGHSDVVGGALVTNDAELDDAFGFLQNGAGAVPGPFDAYLTMRGLKTLVLRMQRHTENASAVAQFLAGHPAVSAVLYPGLPGHPGHDVAARQMSGFGGMVSVRMRGGRQAARKLCANTRVFILAESLGGVESLIEHPSAMTHASTAGSQLEVPDDLVRLSVGIEDVDDLLADLDRALS